Within the Cydia pomonella isolate Wapato2018A chromosome 3, ilCydPomo1, whole genome shotgun sequence genome, the region ctgATGAAATATAGAGACAGAACGGATCTCTAAACAACCTTAAAACCTACTTTATTTGAATATCAAATAAATTCCGAGATCACTTTtgcctatagggaccgtgcgcgttggagagtctgccatcttgtggcctgaatcggaaccataaacatgcacatgtacacgtcacgtgttttcttgtgcatagtaggttctgccatcttgtgggctacatcggaacaaaaaacatcacatttacgtctcgcgccaaaaatctgacggctcctgtgctgcctccaacagttcatgcacgctccctatcgcTCTTCCCGTTGAAGTAAAGTGACAGAGATGAAGGTAATACGAATTTTTGTTTACGAAGATTGcgcttattaaataaaacaatgaagaatttattaaaagtaaactaaacactttttgatttttttttttttactataaaacatgGCTGCATGCAACATTAAAtgcgtggtatataaaaaaaaaccttaagaaatgtcattttatttgtCAATTGTCGACAACTTGTAgctttaagttaattttatatagttttattcataaatttagTGAAATCTCAAAATTTTAGTTATAATGGCATCAGGAGAACCGAATCTAAAAGACTGTCCTTATATTTGTCCAAGTGAGCGTGGAAAACAGATAGAGCCAGAGTATGGTGCGGCGGGAGGGGGTTCGCACGAGAACCCCTACGAGCGGCCCTACGTGCCGGGGCAAGTGCAACCCCCTGTACCTAAGGTGTACCCACCGGGTGCCCCACCGACGTACCTCCCCCAGCCAACAGATAGCACCAGCGGGGACTTCCTCGGCATGAGCAGCGTGGGCCCCTGGGCCGCCGGACATCTTGACTGGACCCCGCAAGCGGGCATAACCGGCGTCCGACCTGTCGTCGACAAATACTCCATCACCAGATATTCAACCGGAGAGTGGAGAAAGAACAACGAGTACATCCTCACTCCGAGAGCGACCGACAAAGCTATAGCTATGGAGAAGCGGTTCAAAAAAGAAATAGCGGACACTTTTGATCAAATTAACGGCGCACAAAATAACTCTAACAACAATTTAAAGAAGAGAGTTAAAGACTTATCTTCGTGGCAGAAGAAGGTTGAGGCTGCTGAACATGCTATCAGCGAGGAAATAAACATACTAGACGAATACAGGGCAAGGCTAAAGGGCGCTTGTCGTATCCTCATGCTGCCTGAAGCTATTTCCAAGGAATGCCTCGAACTGAGAACGTCTCGCTACGAGCCCGACTTAGTCCGAGATGATGCCGAACAAGAACTGGTCAACGAAGTCGCAATAGTCGGGGAAATACGGAGAGTTTTCACCGAAACTCTAGCTAAAGTCGAAGAGCAAATGTTGAAGAATAAGGCGGCCAAGTCAGCTATCGAGTTTGACTGGAGCGACAAAATGCAAACACTAAAAGCGGACAAGAAGAATTTAAGCATGACTCCAAAATCTTCCCTAATCCTAGCGCATCCCGGTGTAGCGCGATGGCCAGAAAACTCTACAACTTTAGAGTACTGGGAGCATTTCTGCAGTGAGAGCATCAGAAACTGTGATGACGTCAGACATGAGTCCGAGAATTTGAGAGGTGACCTGATGACCGCTATCACGAAAGGAGCTCAGGACTTGAAGACTCAAGCTAATAGGACCAACATGGCGCTCGCAGACTCAATACTAGCCACGCAGCAGTGTTGCGACCACCTCGAGAGGAACCTTAAGGAGAATTTGCAGAAAACTGCCGATGTTGAGAACTTGATAGATTACCTTAAAGATTCTCTAAGGAAGGCTGATGAGAGCTGCAAGTTATCTGAGACGCGACTACACGCAAGGAACTATGAGAGGCCTAACGTGGAAAACTGCAAAGACGAAGCTCAGTATGCCTTGATGGCTGAGCATAAACTCATAAAAGAGAAGGCTGAGGCTCTGCGGGGTCAGGTGAGGGAAGCGGAGGGGGTGAGGAGTGAGCTGATGAAGTACCGAGGGGACCTGGAGAAGGAGATCGCGTGTAAGAGGAAGAGTTTGAGCATCAACGAGGACAGATGCGCGCGAGCGAGAGCGCACATGCCTACGCCGGAAGATTTCGCCGCGTTGTGAATTGAGATTTTAATATCATTGGGTAATAAATCATGAATAaacaataactttttaatacgAATGCCAATTTTGTTTATTTCGTGATATTAAGTCTCCCGTAGAATGGGCTGGGccttatgatttattttacattcCTCATGCTCtgaagtgggtcgttgttgttctaaaaaagtgtgcagaaaaagATACGTTTCTTCTCTAGAGCACTCTACTTTTTAAGTacgatttttcttttatttacgataagcaattaaaattttgtttttaaatggattACTTGtaaaatttccattctgataattaattccccattccataaataacgttatttttacctaaattgttaattgaaagtaccctcaagaaatactactgaagtttatacctgtgttttttttaaatgcacatgtattttactttcctcgtattcgaaatgaaaagtagagtgtttaactcgggtgaaagccACCATTTCAATCTCGGACTATTGGCAGCCTCCTAATGGCACACTACGGCAGCAaagggtgcctttcatcccttggttcaCAATCTACTAAATATCACATTTTAAGCTCGAAACCCGGCCACCCTGTCATTTTGATGACTTTAATAAAGTAAGCTTTTCAGACACATATTGCACACAACGTACATAACACAAGtatctacatacatacgtatattaattattatgcgAGTTTAATTTCCTACATTCACCGACGTACATGATACGATACGAATACGATCGCGAATTAcccaataataattaaaatatgcaattaataaaatacttaacccGGATTTGGCTTTTGACCATTATCTTTCGCGTAACCTAAACTATTATTTCATCTCCTcattatatttgtatcaatttcCTAGATTTAGTTACGCATTGCATCAACTAGGTGGCGCATCAAATATGATGGTAAAACTGGGGCGCCCAACAATGACAGAACTCCGTGAGAACTCATTATGCAACCGAGCATAACTCCGTTATGAAAGGCATGTCCGTTTTGAGTTTACAAAATTGTATTATGTCGATTATCTGATAAAGAATTTGATTATATGTTGTAGTACTTGTAGCTCTCGCAGTGAGTGGCAGTGAGGGCGAGATTTAGAGCGGAGGTCAACAGTTTTTAGAGAAGAAATCTCTGTTttgaggtcatccattaattacatcacacgtttagggggagggaggggttcacgaaaatgtgacatgttgtgacaagggggaggggggagtcacaaagtttgtgacgtcactttaacttcatcagtgtttatttaaattttttattcgctgtacagtacagttaaataacaagtttttggaacgataatcgttATATGACTTATATgcgattaattttctttcctaatcggttttgtgttataattacctactaatatttcttttggcaaaaattttatgataaaatatcAATAGTACCTAATTCTCTTcgccgatttcgttgaaaaaaaaattgcaaaaatgtgacgtcacaccagggggggaggggtttgtcaaatacaaatacaaaatacaactatatatattaatggatgaccccttttTTAATACAAAGGAAATTCAGAACCGTTCAAAAGAAAGACGGAGCAAGATCTACGCCAAAAGTAGTACACTGGTTGGAACTTCAAATCAAAGTTCCTATTAGGCAACGCGTTCCTATTTCTACTCCTAATAGTCGTAACATTTTGCACATGGGTGACAACTTTTGTCACTTAGGATTACTAAAcacaaaaaacttatatttgGCTCACCAATCACCACCTAGCTGGAAGTAGTCACTCAGGACAGGATCGcgccaaatggaaaattcttctgcgagccctatgtccctgataacaggattacatcatcatcatcaatcacCAACTTGTTCCTCgttattttcttatatatttttcttattcttTTTGTTATACGCAAATTACTGTTGGTTGTGATGTTAACATATCTAGATATCTACTCTTAAAAAGTTTGGTTTGCTGATGAAACCTAGCCGTCTAGAGCAGGAATTTATCTTAAAATAGTCTGCTTATCTGGTTAGTAATTACCTACAGAGCTTACCAACCATTTAATCTTAAATATTTTGGCGGTGAAGTCGGCAAGGCGTATTctttatattgaacttggcATTTTTGGTGAAACACATCATTATATCACTTCTCAACACGTATTGCATGCCCCATTCTGCAT harbors:
- the LOC133516592 gene encoding tektin-4-like, translating into MASGEPNLKDCPYICPSERGKQIEPEYGAAGGGSHENPYERPYVPGQVQPPVPKVYPPGAPPTYLPQPTDSTSGDFLGMSSVGPWAAGHLDWTPQAGITGVRPVVDKYSITRYSTGEWRKNNEYILTPRATDKAIAMEKRFKKEIADTFDQINGAQNNSNNNLKKRVKDLSSWQKKVEAAEHAISEEINILDEYRARLKGACRILMLPEAISKECLELRTSRYEPDLVRDDAEQELVNEVAIVGEIRRVFTETLAKVEEQMLKNKAAKSAIEFDWSDKMQTLKADKKNLSMTPKSSLILAHPGVARWPENSTTLEYWEHFCSESIRNCDDVRHESENLRGDLMTAITKGAQDLKTQANRTNMALADSILATQQCCDHLERNLKENLQKTADVENLIDYLKDSLRKADESCKLSETRLHARNYERPNVENCKDEAQYALMAEHKLIKEKAEALRGQVREAEGVRSELMKYRGDLEKEIACKRKSLSINEDRCARARAHMPTPEDFAAL